Proteins from a genomic interval of Pseudoruegeria sp. SHC-113:
- a CDS encoding HAD family hydrolase, whose amino-acid sequence MPPRALLFDLDGTMLHSDPIHVAVFADLLAPRGITVDEAFYNAHIHGRLNADIFAEFMPKAGDPQALSEAKEAEFRARLPRPYPAMAGLEAFLVQAEAEGIPCAVVTNAPRVNAEAMLDAIGLRHHVKALVIGEECTHGKPHPEPYLKGAETLGASAADCLAFEDSPSGLRAARAAGAFVIGIRSTMEDAAMRAAGAHLTIEDFTDPALGRILHRETGALA is encoded by the coding sequence ATGCCACCCCGCGCGCTCCTGTTCGATCTTGACGGCACCATGCTGCACAGCGATCCGATCCATGTGGCCGTCTTCGCCGATCTGCTGGCCCCGCGCGGGATCACCGTGGATGAGGCGTTTTACAACGCCCATATCCACGGGCGGCTGAACGCCGACATCTTTGCCGAGTTCATGCCCAAAGCTGGGGACCCGCAGGCGCTTTCGGAGGCCAAGGAAGCCGAGTTCCGCGCCCGTCTGCCCCGCCCCTACCCGGCCATGGCAGGCCTTGAGGCCTTCCTCGTGCAGGCCGAGGCGGAAGGCATCCCCTGCGCCGTCGTCACCAATGCTCCGCGTGTAAACGCTGAGGCCATGCTCGACGCCATCGGGCTGCGCCATCATGTAAAGGCACTGGTCATCGGCGAGGAATGCACCCACGGCAAGCCGCATCCGGAGCCCTACCTTAAAGGCGCGGAAACCCTTGGCGCATCCGCTGCCGATTGCCTCGCCTTTGAAGACAGCCCCTCCGGCCTGCGCGCGGCGCGTGCCGCCGGGGCCTTCGTGATCGGCATCCGCTCCACCATGGAGGACGCCGCCATGCGCGCCGCCGGGGCGCATCTGACGATCGAAGATTTCACCGATCCGGCCCTCGGGCGGATCCTGCACCGCGAAACTGGAGCCCTTGCATGA
- a CDS encoding YcbK family protein, with product MTDVKATGLTRRALLGAFASTAVVAAPTYANALGFLRGGGDVRRIRMYSGRTGESIDTVYWVEGKYIKEALNEINHFMRDWRQNEAKPIDTRTIDIMAASHNLLDVDEPYMLLSGYRSPKTNAMLRARSGGVAKNSLHMKAQAADLRLRSRSVSQIAKAAASCKGGGVGRYSGSNFVHMDCGDVRTWGR from the coding sequence ATGACAGACGTAAAAGCGACGGGCCTCACGAGGCGTGCCCTACTTGGTGCATTTGCATCAACAGCAGTGGTAGCAGCACCAACATACGCAAATGCACTAGGGTTTCTGCGTGGCGGCGGCGATGTCCGGCGCATCCGCATGTATTCGGGCCGCACCGGCGAAAGCATCGACACGGTGTATTGGGTCGAAGGCAAATACATCAAGGAAGCCCTCAACGAGATCAACCACTTCATGCGCGACTGGCGGCAGAACGAAGCCAAGCCCATCGACACGCGCACGATCGATATCATGGCCGCGAGCCACAACCTGCTGGATGTCGACGAGCCCTACATGCTCCTCTCCGGCTACCGCTCGCCCAAAACCAACGCCATGCTGCGCGCCCGCTCTGGCGGCGTTGCCAAGAACTCCCTCCACATGAAAGCACAAGCCGCCGATCTGCGCCTGCGCTCCCGCTCGGTGAGCCAGATCGCAAAGGCAGCCGCCTCCTGCAAGGGCGGCGGTGTGGGCCGCTACTCCGGCTCCAACTTCGTGCATATGGATTGCGGCGACGTCCGCACCTGGGGCCGCTGA
- a CDS encoding Ppx/GppA phosphatase family protein has translation MAPKRPKGAGAFPKAVEPPAPGKPDPDALYAALDLGTNSCRMLIAQPKGSQFHVVDSFSKSVQLGAGLEASGKLSRASMWRTVQALRICRKKLQKHNVTRMRLVATEACRRAENSREFIRMVKRETGLSLEIIEAEEEARLAVISCAPLVSKKTEQLLVVDIGGGSTELVWIDISKVPKIERPLAIMRLSRGFSQAESPFPAAKVVDWISVPLGVATLRDQFDDVEDDAGRFALMSCSFEEKLADFSPYNATQAREGFQIIGTSGTVTTVAASHLGLKRYDRNKVDGLRMTSDQIDAVIRDYLSLGPLGRRADPRIGKDRHALIMSGAAILQALLRIWPTDRLSVADRGLREGLLYAQMSADGVLEDGPF, from the coding sequence ATGGCGCCCAAGCGTCCCAAAGGTGCGGGCGCGTTCCCGAAGGCGGTTGAGCCCCCCGCGCCAGGAAAGCCGGATCCCGATGCCTTGTATGCGGCGTTGGATCTGGGAACGAACAGCTGCCGCATGCTGATTGCCCAGCCCAAGGGCAGCCAGTTCCATGTGGTGGACAGTTTCTCGAAATCCGTGCAGCTCGGCGCGGGGCTGGAAGCCTCGGGCAAGCTTTCGCGTGCCTCCATGTGGCGCACGGTGCAGGCGCTGCGCATCTGCCGCAAGAAACTGCAGAAACACAACGTGACGCGGATGCGGCTGGTGGCCACCGAGGCCTGCCGCCGTGCAGAAAACAGCCGCGAGTTCATCCGTATGGTGAAGCGCGAAACCGGGCTGTCGCTGGAAATCATCGAAGCCGAAGAAGAAGCCCGGCTCGCCGTGATCTCCTGCGCGCCCTTGGTGAGCAAGAAGACAGAACAGCTTCTGGTGGTGGATATCGGCGGCGGCAGCACGGAGCTTGTCTGGATTGACATCTCCAAGGTGCCCAAGATAGAGCGCCCGCTGGCAATCATGCGCCTGAGCCGGGGGTTTTCGCAGGCCGAAAGCCCGTTCCCGGCGGCCAAGGTCGTGGATTGGATTTCCGTCCCGCTGGGCGTGGCGACGCTGCGCGATCAGTTTGACGACGTGGAAGACGATGCCGGGCGCTTTGCACTGATGAGCTGTTCTTTCGAGGAAAAGCTCGCCGATTTCAGCCCCTACAACGCCACGCAGGCACGCGAGGGCTTCCAGATCATCGGCACCAGCGGCACCGTCACCACCGTGGCGGCTTCGCATCTGGGGCTGAAACGCTACGACCGCAACAAGGTCGACGGGTTGCGCATGACGTCAGATCAGATAGATGCGGTGATCCGCGATTATCTCTCGCTCGGTCCACTGGGCCGCCGCGCCGATCCGCGGATCGGCAAGGACCGCCACGCGCTGATCATGTCGGGCGCGGCGATCCTGCAGGCGCTGCTGCGGATCTGGCCCACCGACCGGCTGTCGGTGGCGGACCGGGGTTTGAGGGAAGGGCTGCTCTATGCCCAGATGAGCGCGGATGGCGTATTGGAAGACGGGCCGTTCTGA
- a CDS encoding virulence factor codes for MPDVTIVYWRDIPAQVIVGKGRRGAKVQLPERFEQAIDRAAMKVGADGTDAYLAEWRKAAPYTVEGEPQEVAASEAARLEATYDQARIKTLIANDGWD; via the coding sequence ATGCCTGACGTCACCATCGTTTACTGGCGGGACATCCCGGCGCAGGTCATCGTCGGCAAGGGCCGTCGTGGCGCCAAGGTGCAACTGCCCGAACGCTTCGAGCAGGCCATCGACCGCGCCGCCATGAAGGTTGGCGCTGACGGCACGGATGCTTACCTTGCCGAGTGGCGCAAGGCCGCGCCCTACACGGTGGAGGGCGAACCGCAGGAGGTGGCCGCCTCGGAAGCCGCGCGGCTTGAGGCCACCTATGATCAGGCCCGCATCAAGACGCTGATTGCAAACGACGGATGGGACTAA
- a CDS encoding methylenetetrahydrofolate reductase has product MALLKFKKKPEFTLDAAPVSPTVEAFLDGYSIEVMPRTAEKVEDFRSLLPAGTRVYIAHIEGTPIEDMVATAKRLAHEGYPVMPHFPARIIKDEATLTDWIARYQGEAGVDQALLLAGGVATPHGKFDSSMQLMETGLFGKAGFKRLHVAGHPEGNKDIDPDGSDKNVMDALRWKQRFAESSDAQMALATQFCFEAAPVIKWADRLKAEGIDIPIHIGVAGPAKLQTLIKFAVACGVGPSLKVLQKRAKDVTKLLLPFEPTEFIADLAAHKAANPDFNIERVHFFPLGGIKTNANWAIEHAGASGVPAQPVEIA; this is encoded by the coding sequence ATGGCACTGCTGAAATTCAAGAAGAAGCCAGAGTTCACCCTAGACGCCGCGCCCGTGTCGCCCACGGTCGAGGCCTTTCTGGACGGCTATTCCATCGAGGTGATGCCCCGCACCGCCGAGAAGGTGGAGGATTTCCGCAGCCTTCTGCCCGCCGGCACTCGCGTCTACATCGCCCATATCGAAGGCACGCCCATCGAGGATATGGTCGCCACCGCCAAGCGTCTGGCCCATGAAGGCTATCCGGTGATGCCGCATTTCCCGGCGCGCATCATCAAGGACGAAGCCACGCTCACCGATTGGATCGCGCGCTATCAGGGCGAAGCGGGCGTCGATCAGGCCTTGCTGCTGGCCGGTGGCGTCGCCACCCCGCACGGCAAGTTCGATTCTTCCATGCAGCTGATGGAAACCGGTCTCTTCGGCAAGGCGGGCTTCAAGCGCCTGCATGTCGCCGGCCACCCGGAAGGCAACAAGGACATCGACCCAGACGGCTCTGACAAGAACGTAATGGACGCCCTGCGCTGGAAGCAGCGTTTTGCCGAGAGCAGCGACGCGCAGATGGCGCTGGCCACGCAGTTCTGTTTCGAAGCCGCCCCGGTGATCAAATGGGCAGACCGCCTGAAAGCTGAAGGCATCGATATCCCGATCCACATCGGCGTCGCGGGCCCGGCCAAGCTGCAAACGCTGATCAAATTCGCCGTGGCCTGCGGCGTGGGCCCCTCCCTGAAAGTGCTGCAGAAGCGCGCCAAGGACGTGACCAAGCTGCTGCTGCCCTTCGAGCCCACCGAATTCATCGCCGATCTCGCCGCGCACAAGGCCGCCAACCCTGATTTCAACATCGAGCGCGTGCATTTCTTCCCGCTCGGCGGCATCAAGACGAACGCCAATTGGGCCATTGAGCACGCAGGCGCCTCGGGCGTTCCGGCGCAACCCGTCGAAATCGCCTGA
- a CDS encoding RlmE family RNA methyltransferase translates to MVKKKTGNTSGRGARDLRVKVKTARGRKLSSTLWLERQLNDPYVKRAKAEGYRGRAAFKILEIDDKFRFLVPGARVVDLGCAPGGWLQVAVQRVNALGEKSGKAVGTVLGVDLQDVEPVAGAEAHVLDFMSDGADEKVKEWLGGKADVVMSDMAAASSGHKQTDHLRIIALCETAAYFAFDVLEEGGTFVAKVLAGGAEGDLQKLLKQKFEKVVNIKPGASRSDSSEKFVVATGFRG, encoded by the coding sequence ATGGTGAAGAAGAAGACAGGCAACACGAGCGGGCGCGGGGCGCGCGATCTGCGGGTAAAGGTGAAAACGGCGCGGGGGCGCAAGCTCTCCTCCACGCTGTGGCTGGAGCGTCAGCTGAACGACCCTTACGTGAAACGCGCCAAGGCCGAAGGCTATCGCGGCCGCGCGGCCTTCAAGATCCTCGAGATCGACGACAAGTTCCGCTTCCTCGTACCCGGTGCCCGCGTGGTGGATCTGGGCTGCGCGCCCGGTGGCTGGCTGCAGGTGGCCGTGCAGCGGGTGAACGCGCTTGGCGAGAAGAGCGGCAAGGCCGTGGGCACCGTGCTGGGGGTGGACCTTCAGGACGTAGAGCCTGTGGCCGGGGCCGAAGCCCATGTGCTGGATTTCATGTCCGACGGGGCTGATGAGAAGGTGAAAGAGTGGCTTGGCGGCAAGGCCGATGTGGTGATGAGCGACATGGCGGCCGCCTCTTCGGGCCACAAGCAGACCGACCACCTGCGCATCATCGCGCTCTGTGAAACGGCGGCCTATTTCGCCTTCGACGTGCTGGAAGAGGGCGGCACATTCGTGGCCAAGGTTCTGGCCGGGGGCGCGGAAGGCGATCTGCAGAAGCTCCTGAAGCAGAAGTTCGAGAAGGTGGTGAACATCAAGCCGGGGGCGAGCCGCTCGGATTCCAGTGAGAAATTCGTGGTGGCGACGGGCTTTCGGGGCTGA